In Agromyces sp. G08B096, a genomic segment contains:
- a CDS encoding SAVED domain-containing protein, protein MISDAARPEPSDPVFISYRQKDGTDIAAELAWLLRTAGVPVWRDRDDLPPGDTEARLKQAIAAGISGGVLVITPDVANSRVVKTLEAPHLLALHDNHEVFALGIANSVKTEDGTTDYDAPDGLLDRRPGTLSGVDQHPADRDGLLVLIRGLVWHRIASLREQIQTTDQTFHLSLQTRNTPQVYDRTGDELDIRLRPSSHERLPSAEGLRDLKDTIGFLPDAVTRSSAHRIRVQGGAHLSVAFAVGAALPSSRIGHMDVIDQQGVSWASDGESRFTAQPQVRITAEGSNPSAITSGRAAVAVYVDLLPQRSDAAFARYLEDRAPFLAAWRHLTSANDTLIEPSEAGLIAADVAAHIRGLSNDNSNAEIHLLLRCPFSLALLIGRLTNTLRFVVYEWDDSEPTEGDDYRARYVPTLRVRTSASAGVIEEVLI, encoded by the coding sequence TTGATCTCCGACGCCGCTCGTCCAGAACCATCCGATCCAGTCTTCATCTCATATCGGCAGAAGGACGGGACGGACATCGCCGCGGAACTAGCGTGGCTCTTGCGGACCGCCGGAGTCCCTGTCTGGCGCGATCGAGACGATCTGCCCCCAGGCGACACCGAGGCCCGGCTCAAGCAAGCGATCGCTGCCGGTATTTCCGGCGGCGTCCTCGTAATTACACCCGATGTGGCGAACAGCAGAGTCGTCAAGACGCTGGAGGCACCCCATCTCCTCGCGCTACACGACAACCACGAGGTGTTCGCGCTCGGCATCGCAAACTCAGTCAAGACAGAAGACGGAACAACGGACTATGACGCGCCGGATGGACTCCTAGACCGTCGCCCCGGTACGTTGAGCGGCGTCGATCAGCACCCCGCTGACCGCGATGGCCTGCTTGTGTTGATACGAGGCTTGGTCTGGCATCGAATCGCCTCTCTTCGAGAGCAAATCCAGACTACCGACCAGACGTTCCACTTGAGCCTCCAGACCAGGAATACGCCGCAGGTCTATGACCGCACTGGTGATGAGCTTGATATCCGGCTCAGACCCTCTAGCCACGAGCGTCTTCCGAGCGCCGAAGGGCTTCGAGACCTCAAAGACACCATCGGGTTCCTTCCAGATGCTGTGACACGCTCAAGTGCGCATCGAATCCGTGTTCAAGGAGGCGCCCATCTCTCCGTAGCTTTCGCCGTGGGAGCAGCACTCCCATCGTCACGAATCGGGCACATGGACGTGATCGACCAACAGGGCGTCTCCTGGGCGAGCGATGGCGAATCCCGTTTCACCGCTCAGCCGCAAGTGCGGATCACAGCCGAGGGGAGCAATCCCTCAGCGATCACGTCGGGCCGCGCAGCCGTGGCTGTGTACGTGGATCTACTTCCGCAACGGAGCGATGCCGCGTTCGCTCGGTATCTCGAAGACAGAGCCCCGTTCCTCGCCGCCTGGCGCCACCTAACGAGCGCGAACGACACACTTATCGAACCTTCGGAGGCTGGCTTGATCGCCGCTGATGTTGCCGCCCACATCCGTGGGCTTTCCAACGACAACTCAAACGCGGAGATACACCTCCTCCTGCGTTGCCCGTTCTCGCTGGCGCTTCTCATCGGGCGGTTAACCAACACGCTCCGGTTCGTCGTCTACGAGTGGGACGACTCAGAGCCCACCGAGGGAGATGACTACCGCGCAAGGTACGTGCCGACACTTCGGGTTCGCACATCGGCCAGCGCAGGCGTCATCGAGGAGGTCTTGATCTAA
- a CDS encoding tyrosine-type recombinase/integrase — protein MAGRPGRDSPTRFDPRTGRPLPEGIRWRTDRQRYQVRVVGPGVDGGAAERSRMFLTLAEAKRELAKMVAGRNPNGSMTLEQWHEKYWPAIESSVRPATARGYGVAWRLRVKPSLGRQRLEDITSPMIESAMVAWSGGASAKNDALAVLSRLLDGARRSRFIDYNPAREVKRPSMRESVSPISRALTLDQVRTLLEFVPEGAYRNYVAALVYTGMRAGEATALRVGDVDFERGIIRVSRSLSPGQRGELIEQSPKSHNSREVPLIDALRPYAEQAARGKQLSDLLFSGPDGGRLTNHNARRGVDWEALRKAIGRPDLRVHDLRHTFATILFDAGASAPDVQATLGHSSLQITERYSRAREGVALRAGAALDQMLGEADTADKKKASKTKQRKTTEMARRPTHADLNGPLMARPQDRPDTIGR, from the coding sequence ATGGCCGGTCGGCCGGGCAGGGACTCCCCGACGCGGTTCGATCCGCGCACGGGTCGGCCGCTGCCCGAGGGCATCCGCTGGCGCACCGACAGGCAGCGGTATCAGGTCCGCGTCGTTGGACCGGGCGTGGACGGGGGAGCGGCCGAGCGATCGCGGATGTTCCTCACCCTCGCCGAGGCCAAGCGAGAACTCGCGAAGATGGTCGCCGGTCGCAACCCGAACGGCTCCATGACGCTCGAGCAGTGGCACGAGAAGTACTGGCCGGCGATCGAGTCATCCGTTCGCCCGGCGACCGCGCGCGGCTACGGCGTGGCCTGGCGGCTGCGTGTGAAGCCGAGCCTCGGTCGGCAGCGGCTCGAGGACATCACGTCGCCGATGATCGAGTCGGCGATGGTCGCGTGGTCGGGCGGAGCATCCGCGAAGAACGACGCGCTCGCCGTGCTGTCGCGCCTCCTCGATGGTGCGCGTCGCTCTCGGTTCATCGACTACAACCCCGCGCGTGAGGTCAAGCGCCCGAGCATGCGCGAGTCGGTCTCGCCGATCTCGCGGGCGTTGACGCTCGACCAGGTTCGCACGCTGCTCGAGTTCGTACCCGAGGGTGCCTATCGCAACTATGTCGCCGCGCTCGTCTACACGGGGATGCGCGCCGGTGAAGCTACCGCGCTCCGCGTCGGCGACGTCGACTTCGAGCGCGGCATCATCCGCGTCAGCCGGTCGCTCAGCCCAGGGCAGCGCGGCGAACTGATCGAGCAGTCGCCGAAGAGTCACAATTCGCGCGAGGTCCCGCTGATCGACGCGCTGCGCCCGTACGCCGAGCAAGCCGCGCGCGGCAAGCAATTGAGCGACCTGCTGTTCTCTGGCCCCGATGGCGGACGGCTCACGAACCACAACGCCCGCCGCGGTGTCGACTGGGAGGCACTGCGCAAGGCGATCGGCCGGCCCGACCTCCGAGTCCACGACCTGCGGCACACATTCGCGACGATCCTGTTCGACGCCGGCGCCAGCGCGCCCGACGTGCAGGCGACGCTCGGCCACTCGAGCCTGCAGATCACCGAGCGGTACTCACGCGCTCGCGAGGGCGTCGCGCTGCGCGCCGGCGCAGCCCTCGACCAGATGCTCGGCGAGGCGGACACGGCTGACAAGAAGAAGGCATCCAAGACGAAGCAGCGCAAGACCACCGAAATGGCCCGCAGGCCGACCCACGCCGACCTTAATGGCCCATTAATGGCCCGCCCTCAGGACAGGCCCGACACGATCGGCCGATAG